The genomic DNA ACTCACCAACAGGGGTAAGCATTTCTACCTCTATAGAATCCTGCTTGTAAGGCTTCAGCATTACGTTGTAAGCTGATGGATTTGTAACGGTCTGCGAACCGATAGTAGCAATGATACTCTTCACATTGATGTCATGCAATGCCTTTTCGTAGTTATCCCACTTCTCATCACCAGCAAGGAAACGAACAGCATTAGATGCTACTGGGAACGCACGAACAGTATTGGTTGGACGAGTCGTTGACTTTGTTTCAAGGTTAGTAACCTGTGAAGACACCAACTGATAGTTCCAACCCTCAGCTGTAGAGCCGTAGGCATTCTTCCATGTAACCTTTATCAATACGTGATTCAACTTAACACCTAACTTGTTATTGTCAGTTGCGAGTGCACTTGCATCGTGGCTAACAATCTTGTAGTCGAGGAAGTAAGTACTGTCAGGTGACAAAGTTCCAAGATTCTTCAACTTGATATCAAAGAGGCACTTGTTTGTACCTGAAGGGATAGTACCCGTCAAAGCAGGGTCTTCATAGCAGTTCTGTGGCAGAAGACGTGCAAACTTTGTGCTGTCGATATCGAAGTTAGACTTGTTATAAGCATTGAAGAGTGAATCATCATGAGCAATAGTCACGTGATAGTCACGGTCTGCCATCTGCGAACCACTCAGATTTGCTACCAACTTGATAGAAGCCGTACCGTTCTCCACGGCAGAAAGCTCTACCGTGGTACGATCATAGATACGATTGGAACCTGCCATCAATCCTACCTTGTGGGGATAGAAGTTCTGCTCAAAGTCATAATTGTTACATGATGACAATGCTACTGCAGCCAAGGCACATCCTAAAATATACTTGTATTTTTTCATAAATAGTTACAATATTAACGTTATTAACGATCCCAACCCGGATTCTGATCCATCTTAGGACTCTTCACCAACTCACGATGCTGGAGTGGGAGGAATACCATACGTGGGAGAGCCTTACGGTCACGAATATTCTGCTCGTTGATTGTTACGAGGTTGAAGAATGGACCATCGTTGTTACCCTTCTTCTCGCTGTAAACATCGAGACCACGCCAGTTAGAGCTGTTAGCATCCTCTGTGAAGTAAGTACCCCAACGACGTGTGTCGAAGTAGCGATGACCTTCATTGAAGAGCTCAACCTGACGTTCATTCTTGATTACCTCATCGAAGGCATTCTCTGCGCTGAGTGTTGCAGCTTCTACGCCCGGGAGACCAACACGATAACGAATCATATTGAAGTAACGTGCCATAGCAGCCTCATCACGACTTACAGCAACATCAACTAATCTGCCGCTTGCATCCCATGTCTTCACTGTCTCTGAACCCTGAACATGGTTAGCTGCCTCACAGTAAGCCAACAAGATTTCAGCATAACGGATGATTGGGAATGGTTTAGGAATAACAGCAGCACCATCCTTACCATGCCAAGAGTCATCTGGGTGGATGTACTTAAATGGTACGTAACCACTGATACAGTAGTCATTAGGGTTGTTACCAGCTGCATTCTTACCAGCCTTAGAATCATCAATAGAGTACCAGAAAGTCTGGTTGTTAAAACTACCATCGGTAGTAGAGTTCATCTTCCAGATACGACCCGGGAAGCCAATACTTGCATAGAAGCGAGCTGAACGGTTCGTGTAAGCCAATGGTGTACCATTTGCCATATCGCAATCACCGATAGACTTCTTCTGGTTCACGTGCTTGGTCAAGTCTGCCTCATAGAGTGGAGACTCTGCTGGCTTCTTACCATCTTTCATCAAGAAGCAGTCGATTACACGCTGTGGAACTGACATACCACCCCATCCACCATAGTTCACTGGGAATGAGTGATGGGTATACTCCATTACAGGACCTGAGTACTCATCAGCCCAGATAAGCTCTCTGTTCACCTTTGCTGTACCTTCACCATTGAACATATCAGCAAAAGAGTGATATGGGTCAATACCGCCTGCACCATCAGGGAACTTCGCTGTTGGAACAGATGCATCGAGTGGATATGGGTTATCCTTATCGGCATCAACTGTGAAGAGTGTATAGTAGTTGAGATCGATTACCTGCTTAGCAGCAGCTGCAGCAACAGCCCAACGCTTTGCATCGTAGTCCTGATTTACATAATACTTACCATCGCTCTTACGCTTCCATTCACCAAAGCAACGCTTTGCATAAGTACCACCATTGAAGGTTGGTGAAGCCTGAATAAGGCGAAGACGTGCGATAAGTGCCAACGCAGTACCCTTTGTTGGACGACCGAAGTAAGCAGTTGACTGCTCGCTTGGACGTTTCAAACCCGGAAGTGACTGTGCAAACTCATTACAGATATAGTCAATAGACTCATCCATTGTTGCACGCTCGCGGTCATAGTAATCAGCCTTTTCACTGGTTGAGATAACCTCGTCACCGACAATCAGACAAGGACCCCAGTTCTGCAACAATACGTAGTAAGCATAACCACGGATGAAGTGAACCATTGCCTTATAGTCTGCCTTATCATTGTTAGACATATCACCAACCTTGTCAACCTTCTGCAACATAAGGTTGCATCGCTTGATAATCTTATACATCTGGTACCACTGTCCCCAGTTAGGAACGTTCTCAGCATTAACATTACCTACTGTGAACTTTGCACCCCAGAACTCGTTCGTCTGCCAGCGTACACAAATCTCGTCTGATGCTGTCTCACCCGGAGTCCATGAGTTACCCCAAATGTTACCAGCTGATGGGAACATCGTTGGAGTAGCATAGAGATAGCCATTTGCATTCTGGGCTGAGTGGAAGATAGAATCCTCCTTGAAGATAGCATTAAAGTTGTCGTCCTGATCCAAGAAGTTACATGATGTGAATGTCATGCCTGAGAACAGAGCTGCAACAGCGCCCAAAGCTAAAATATGTTTTTTCATTATTACAATCTAATTAAGAGGTGAAACCTTAGAATCTAAAGTACATCTGCAATGAATAGGTGGTTGGGATTGGATAAGCCGCACCATTGTACCAAGCCTGCTCTGGGTCGAAGTACTTTGCGCTGTCGATAGTGAAGAGGTTGTTGATAACGAAGTCACACTCCAGCGAGCTAAGACCAGCAGCACGCAGCCACTTACGATGACGGAAGACATATCGGAAGTTCAACTCCTGAAAACGGAGGAATGAACCATTCTGCTTCCAGAAAGTAGAAAGCTGTGAGTTGTTGGTATTTGAACCGTAAGAGAGACGTGGGAACATTGCGTTAGGATTCTCTGTTGACGGATCACCAGAGTACCATGATGGAATCCAACGATTCTTTGGATTGTTAACCATCTTCAACACATTACCCATCTCACCATTATAGAATGGAATCCAACCTGCATCGTGACCCATACCTACACGGTAGTAGTTAACACCTGTATTACCCTTGAAGAGCAAACTTACAGTAAAGTCCTTATAGTTGAACTCACCACCAAGACCGAACATTACACGAGGAACGTTGTTACCATATGACAATGGCACACGGTCATCACCGTTGATGACACCATCACCATTGACATCACGATACTTGATATCACCAGGACGAACAACACCGAAAGCTCCTGTCTGGTCTGGACTCTGACGGATATCAGCCTCATCCTTGAAGAGACCCTCAGCAATGTAACCACGCAATACACCGTATGGCATACCTGTCACACTCTGATAATCGTAAGCAAGCTTATTCTCCTCGAAGTAGTCAACAATGTTCTGTGACCATGTATAGTTGGCGCGAACGGTAAAGTTCATCTCCTTGTTAATCTTGTGGAAATAAGAGATGTTACCATCTGAACCGAATGAGTGCATACGACCCACGTTAGACTTAGGATAAGTAACCATACCAGCAAACTCTGGCAATGTAACACGGTCTTGGAAGATGTGGTCACGTGTGTCACGGAAGAAGTCAACTGTCACCTTGATAGCATCGTTGAAGAAGTTAGCATCGATACCGACGTTCAACTTCTTAGCAACCTCCCACTTCAAGTTGTCAGCACCCTGCTGCTTCTCAACAATACCCTGACCGGTATAACCCCATGTGGTACCAGCGTGGTTGTTGATAATTGTCAAGTATGGGAAACGAGAATCCTTATCTGCAATCTGGTCGTTACCTGCAAGACCGTAAGAACCACGAATCTTGAAGAAGTTTACGAATGGAAGATGCTTCTGTACCCACTTGTATGAAGTTGGAGCCCAACCTACAGCTACTGATGGGAAGAAGCCGAAACGCTCACCCTTAGGGAAGATGTCTGAACCAGTGTAACCGAAGTTAGCATCTACAAAATAAGTAGAGTTATAACCCCATGACAAACGACCTGACACATTCTGACGACGCTTAGGAATAGCTGCGATACCGAGTGCATCACCATTGCCCCATTTAGAACCCTTTGTATCTTCCATATAATAGAAGAGGAGAGCACCGAGGTTGTGAGCACCGATACTTGTATTATAGTCTAACTTAGCCTCCATGTAGTACTTTCTCCAAGATTCATTGTTTGAAGAGTACGACATATCTTGCTGCTTAGAACGCAGTGTCTTGATAAGGTCACCCGTAGAGGTACGACCCGTAGCGCGATAGTAGTCTGGCTTAACGAAACGACGCTCGCTGAAACCTGATGTGCGGTCATTAACAGCCTGAACAGAACCCACGAGTCCCTTGAGAATACCACCAAAGCGGTGTGTGAACTTCAAGGTAATCATGTTACGAGTGTTATCAGCTGAGTTGTAACCCTGATAGTTAAGCGCTGCAAATGGAGAGATAAGGTCGTTCTGACCATAAGTTGGCAATGTTCCGTCAGCATATGTAACAGGGAACATCAATGGATTCAACTGGAGGACATCCTCCCACACTTGGTTGGTATTCTTACCACCCGGAGTTGTGTAGTTAGTGATGCTACCATCAACACCAAAGTAAAGCTCAGAACGCTTTGTAAGGTTCATGTTGATATTTGCACGATAAGTCAACTGGTCGTAAGACAATGGACGATGGAACTGGTTCTCCTTCTGCTTATAGGCTGCACCTTCATGGCGATAACCTACAGAAACGAAGTACTGTGCAACATCACCACCACCACGCGCACTGGCATAGTAGTTCTCCTGCAAAGAGGTCTTCTTCATAATCTGGTCAATCCAGTTTACGTTTGGATAAAGCTCTGGGTCAAGATTGTTCTTGATGATATCCAACTGAATTGGCGTATAGAGATCTGACTCACCTGACATTGCACGTGCCTCATTAGCAAGTCTTGCATAGTCGTAAGATGACAGATACTCAGGCAGACGCTTAATCTGTGACAACTTCACTGTCGCACGAGCTGTAATCTGAATCTTCTCCTTAGAACCGCGCTTGGTAGTAACCAATACAACACCGTTAGCACCACGCACACCATAGACAGCTGTTGCAGCAGCATCCTTTAATACAGAGATGCTCTCAACGTCGTCTACATCAATATCATTGAGACTGCCCTCGATACCGTCGATGAGAACCAACGCACTTGCACCAGCACCGAAGGTCGACACACCACGCACCCAGAAGTTTGAAAGGTTCTGTCCCGGCTCACCAGAAATCTGCATGGTGATAACACCCGGCATACGACCACCAATCATGTTCACAAGTGAAGTACCCGGGGTACGCAACTCTTCCATATTAATAGTAGATACAGCACCTACCACCGATACCTTCTTCTGAGAGACAAGACCTGTCACGACAACCTCGTCGATAGCATTTGTCTTGGCTACCTTGAACTTAACTGAAAGGGAAGGCTCATCCTTAAGAATGGTGCGCTGTACGGTCTCCATACCGACGTACTCGAACAAGAGCGTTGCACCCGGCTTAACCTTAATCTCGAACTTACCATCAAGGTCGGAAACAGTTCCTACACCCGGCTCGTTCTTAACACGAACGGTAGCACCAATACAGGGTTCACCCGAATCATCATAGATGACACCCGCTACCGAGAACTGCTTTGCAGTACCATTATCTTGTGAGTAGGCTTGAACTCCATAGGTCAACAGAGCCACCATGAGACACAAGACATATAATGTTCTTCTCATAAATCTATGTTTATAGTATTATTAGGTAATAGCTATTTAATTGACAACTCTCGTATCACCTGATTCTTTGAATCGGCGACATAAACCGTACTTCCGTCTGCACTCACGGCGACACCCGTCGGCCAATTAAACTTGGCTAACTCGACACCACCATCTTGGAAACCTGCGCTCTGTGGTACACCAATAGGTGTGGTAACACGTGCGTTCTTACCTTGAGTGGTATCAATCATACGAATACAGTGGTTACCAGAGTCGGCAATATAAAGCTTACCGTCCTTGGTGAAGGTCATCTGACGTGGGTAGCAGAACTTAGCGTTCTTCAACGCTCCGTCTTCCCATCCCTTACCTTCAGTTACGTTTACAGTACCGAAAGAAGAAATACCTGCGTATGGCTCACCTGCGTAAGTCAGAGAATCCTTGTCTGACAACTGGTCAACGTCAACATACCAAATCTGGTGTGCATCGGTGAATGAGATGAACAAACGGTTAGGCTGTGTAGGGCTGAATGTACAGAAAGCATCTGAACCACCGTCTCCCTTAGGACCATCCTTACCAACACGTTTCAAGAGCAACTCTGCCTTACGAGTCTTAGGATTAATACGGATGAGCTGCCCCTTAAACATCACAGAGTAAATCATCTGGTCATTCTTGTTAATCACGAAGCAATACTTCCAGTTTTTAGTATCAAGGTTTGCATAACCGTTAGGATTGATGAACTGCTGCTTGTGAACAGCATAGCCCTGATCCTTCAACAGACTGTAATACTTACGTCCGTTATCGTCTGGTACATACACACCCTCATAACCATCAAGTGTTGAGTAAGCTGGTGCATTAATTTTCTCGTCTTGTTTACTATTCACCTGAAGAATAGACAACTGATCTCTCTTCAAGTCAGCTTTTAACACCATACCTCCGACATTCTCATTCTTCTCGTCACGGCATTCGATAAAAGCATCACTTCCATTAGCATTAAATCTATCATCAAATCTATGCTGTACGATAAAGATATTGTTTTCATTGTCAACACAAAGGTAACCCGGAGCTGAGAGGTTTGATGTCAACAGTTTGTCAATCTTTGTAGCGTGTGCATCACTTGTCTGTGTTCCAACAATTGTTGTAACAGCAGTCTGTGTGATGTACTTAAAGTCGCGGCTACCAGCACCCTTAATAGTGTCAGCACCGTTAGCACGTGTCACCTCAAGTTTGATGTTACGCTTGTAAGTCAAACCGGCTGGCACATAGCAATAAAGTTTCTCGCCATTAGATGATACAAGACCACCACGGTGGCGTCTGCCATCTTCGTCAACATACCAAAGTGCAAGACCTGTGGTATCAGTACCAAAGTTCTTACCAGTGATAATCATTGGGGTAGCAATACCACCACTGTCGGGATAAAAGTCACTAATGACAATTGGTTGTGATGGGTCAAAAGCTGTACCAGCTGTGCCTCCTGTCTCTTTATCAGAGCAGGAAACCCATGCGAGCGAGCCCATCAAGACCATCCACAAATAAGATTTGAAAAGTCTCTTCATAGAAATGGTTTAGTTAAATTGATTATTGTTTTTAATTAATATTTATTTCTATAGGTAAATGTCAGTACACTTTATCTTCGTAGAGCGACAAATTTAGATATTTATTTTAAGATATGTACTCGGTACAATTATTTATTAACAATATTTAATAGAAAATTGAGCTTAAGTTAGTCAGATTGAACAAGCAAGTGCAAAATTAGGCAATATTTTTATAAAAGCGTTAACTTTGATGATGCAAATTTATACTTTCCTCTTACGCAAATAAGTAATTGTTCAACAATCGGGTTTACTTTTCCATCATCGACCAAAAAGAGAGGGACAAGGTTTACAATTTAAATCCCAATCGCCCCTTGCAATAATAAAATTTTGTCCGTTTTTTTCAACTCTTCCTTTTCAATCTACGCTCTTTACGGTTTGAAAAGGGCGTTAAATACATCTGAAAAGGGCGTTACTTGAAGGTGAAGTAACGCCCTTTTGAAGTCCAATTAAGCATCTTTTCTTGCACAATATCATAACAAACTGAACTACTGATAGTTACAGAGGCGAAGAATAAAGGCTTTATTTGTGTTTTTAAAGGACTGACAACAGAAAATTATGTAAAGATAATTCAGAATCTTAAAAATGCAGACAGCATCAAAATCTTACTTTATTATTATTTGATAAATACTTAGCCACAAACAAAACATAATTATAATAAAAGTTAAAAAACGAACCTCTACACTTTTGTATTATAATTAATTGTACATTTGTACACAAATATGACTATACCTAAAAATCGTGAAACTTAAAATGAATATGAATAACTTAAAGCTTTTGATACTCGCTCTGTCATGCAGTTTAGTATTGTCTTGTTCGTCTACGAAAGACGTAAAAGACATGTATTTAGTTTTAGAGGTTGATACGACTGCAAAATATGAGCAATATGCATATGTTAATCAGGATGGGCAAACCGTTGTGCCTTATAATCGATACTTGCTGTGTTATACCGACACAATCCGTACTATTGGCTTTGTGTTTAAACCGAATGTCGGCTGTGTAGCTATCAACAAGAAGGGCAAAGAATTATTCAATGTATTTATGGCTAATAATGGGAATGACTACCCAAAGGATGGACTCTTTAGAATCTTAGATAAGAGCGGTACGAAGATGGGCATTGCCAATATGAAAGGACAGGTTATTGTCAAACCGAAGTATGATGCTATCTTCCCATACTATGAGGGATTGGCTGCTGTGGCAGTAGGTTGCAAGACAGTGAGACCACAAGACGACCCAGAGCACGAGTATGTTGTTGGTGGTAAGTGGGGATTTATTAATAAGCAGGGAAAAGAGGTTATTCCTTTGGAGTATGATAGTATTGCCAACTATCGTCACTTTGAGAATGGCAAAGCCCTCGTCTTAAAGGGCAAAAAGTTCTTTCATATAAACCATAGAAATAAAGAGTGTAAAGAAGAAAAGTCAATGCTCTAATTGCTCTCTCACAGATGAACAGATACAACGGAGGAACGCATTCAACTTATATCAGTTCAGACATTCTTAAGTATGCTGGCGGAACACATTTCGAGGAATATTTTAATAATCGTGGAAATCCATATTCTGGAGAAACAGAATACCAAGGTGGATTACACTTACATAATGAAAGAATTATGAAAAAGAGCTGTCTTTATTTATTTTTATTCTTGTTCGTCCAGACTATATCTGCACAGGTAACAGTGGAAGACATTGATACTACTGAGCTTTTTAAATGGAACCCACCAACGATAGAAGGGAAATGCCAACAGCAAAACATCAGATTTAATATCAAACCTCCCTACACGCTGACAAGGAATAAAGGTTACGTTCCCCAACAACTACCCTGTGCTGCGAAGGGATGTGTATTTAGAAAGCATATATTATATTCATATGCCAGCTTAGTCTATCAAGACAAGAACTGCGAGGTATATTTGAAAACATCGATTTGGAATGTGAATGGTAGTTCTAAAACAATTTCCCTCCCTACGGGCGGGAAAATGAGTGTGGATATCTATGGCTACATCAAAAGTGACCTGAAGTGGCAGGTAATAGGTGATACTTGTCTATATGCTGAACCATGCGAGGTTGACGAAATAAAGATGCTTTTAACAGATTATCCTGTAACACTTGCCAAAAAGTACTTTAATGCTGATTATATGCTAATGTACCCTATCGACACAAAACGACAGGAATGTAGAGGTAAGTTCACTCGTTGTCGTTGTGTGTTGATAGGAAAAGATTACAGATTCATCTTTATGTATTTCTTCTTGACAGATGATAATGCCAAAGACCTTGATAAATATCTTGCGCAGTTGAAGGGTATGATATGGTTTAACTAAGAAGTTTTACCTAAAATAGATATGATGATGCACTTAATTTCTATTTGAAAGTAAGGGGGGTATAAAAAAAGAAACGGCAGAGCAATTGCTCTTCCGTTATCTCCGAATAATCACCGTCTCACGACGATAATATTTCTACAATCTTTACCTAAAATATAACTAAAAACCTAAATCTATTACTAACCTAAACAAATCTTCTTTTTTGAATTATAATCCTGAGCAATCTTAAGTACCTATAAAGTCTAAAACCTTGTAACTAGATATGCTTCCCTTGAATTACAATGCAAAGGTATGGATAATATTCATATTATCAAAATTAAACGAGGAAAAATATTAATCTGTCGGTTAATTCTTGATATATATCAAAAACCACAAGAACTAACAGTCCCCTTTTGGACTTTGAACTTTGCGGTTTGACTTTTTTATATTTTACTTTACCCACTGCGGTAATCATAATTGTAAATCTGGATTAAGTGTCTTTTCTCACAGACGACACAGATAAGCAGAAGAAACA from Prevotella melaninogenica includes the following:
- a CDS encoding DUF1735 domain-containing protein, with amino-acid sequence MKKYKYILGCALAAVALSSCNNYDFEQNFYPHKVGLMAGSNRIYDRTTVELSAVENGTASIKLVANLSGSQMADRDYHVTIAHDDSLFNAYNKSNFDIDSTKFARLLPQNCYEDPALTGTIPSGTNKCLFDIKLKNLGTLSPDSTYFLDYKIVSHDASALATDNNKLGVKLNHVLIKVTWKNAYGSTAEGWNYQLVSSQVTNLETKSTTRPTNTVRAFPVASNAVRFLAGDEKWDNYEKALHDINVKSIIATIGSQTVTNPSAYNVMLKPYKQDSIEVEMLTPVGEYNNTFLLNELGGSASTNPTYFKEFRLHYRYRVMKNTKQNDGTWKEGPWKEVLSKLRYQYNPRADKL
- a CDS encoding WG repeat-containing protein, with protein sequence MYLVLEVDTTAKYEQYAYVNQDGQTVVPYNRYLLCYTDTIRTIGFVFKPNVGCVAINKKGKELFNVFMANNGNDYPKDGLFRILDKSGTKMGIANMKGQVIVKPKYDAIFPYYEGLAAVAVGCKTVRPQDDPEHEYVVGGKWGFINKQGKEVIPLEYDSIANYRHFENGKALVLKGKKFFHINHRNKECKEEKSML
- a CDS encoding IPT/TIG domain-containing protein codes for the protein MKRLFKSYLWMVLMGSLAWVSCSDKETGGTAGTAFDPSQPIVISDFYPDSGGIATPMIITGKNFGTDTTGLALWYVDEDGRRHRGGLVSSNGEKLYCYVPAGLTYKRNIKLEVTRANGADTIKGAGSRDFKYITQTAVTTIVGTQTSDAHATKIDKLLTSNLSAPGYLCVDNENNIFIVQHRFDDRFNANGSDAFIECRDEKNENVGGMVLKADLKRDQLSILQVNSKQDEKINAPAYSTLDGYEGVYVPDDNGRKYYSLLKDQGYAVHKQQFINPNGYANLDTKNWKYCFVINKNDQMIYSVMFKGQLIRINPKTRKAELLLKRVGKDGPKGDGGSDAFCTFSPTQPNRLFISFTDAHQIWYVDVDQLSDKDSLTYAGEPYAGISSFGTVNVTEGKGWEDGALKNAKFCYPRQMTFTKDGKLYIADSGNHCIRMIDTTQGKNARVTTPIGVPQSAGFQDGGVELAKFNWPTGVAVSADGSTVYVADSKNQVIRELSIK
- a CDS encoding RagB/SusD family nutrient uptake outer membrane protein, with product MKKHILALGAVAALFSGMTFTSCNFLDQDDNFNAIFKEDSIFHSAQNANGYLYATPTMFPSAGNIWGNSWTPGETASDEICVRWQTNEFWGAKFTVGNVNAENVPNWGQWYQMYKIIKRCNLMLQKVDKVGDMSNNDKADYKAMVHFIRGYAYYVLLQNWGPCLIVGDEVISTSEKADYYDRERATMDESIDYICNEFAQSLPGLKRPSEQSTAYFGRPTKGTALALIARLRLIQASPTFNGGTYAKRCFGEWKRKSDGKYYVNQDYDAKRWAVAAAAAKQVIDLNYYTLFTVDADKDNPYPLDASVPTAKFPDGAGGIDPYHSFADMFNGEGTAKVNRELIWADEYSGPVMEYTHHSFPVNYGGWGGMSVPQRVIDCFLMKDGKKPAESPLYEADLTKHVNQKKSIGDCDMANGTPLAYTNRSARFYASIGFPGRIWKMNSTTDGSFNNQTFWYSIDDSKAGKNAAGNNPNDYCISGYVPFKYIHPDDSWHGKDGAAVIPKPFPIIRYAEILLAYCEAANHVQGSETVKTWDASGRLVDVAVSRDEAAMARYFNMIRYRVGLPGVEAATLSAENAFDEVIKNERQVELFNEGHRYFDTRRWGTYFTEDANSSNWRGLDVYSEKKGNNDGPFFNLVTINEQNIRDRKALPRMVFLPLQHRELVKSPKMDQNPGWDR
- a CDS encoding SusC/RagA family TonB-linked outer membrane protein codes for the protein MRRTLYVLCLMVALLTYGVQAYSQDNGTAKQFSVAGVIYDDSGEPCIGATVRVKNEPGVGTVSDLDGKFEIKVKPGATLLFEYVGMETVQRTILKDEPSLSVKFKVAKTNAIDEVVVTGLVSQKKVSVVGAVSTINMEELRTPGTSLVNMIGGRMPGVITMQISGEPGQNLSNFWVRGVSTFGAGASALVLIDGIEGSLNDIDVDDVESISVLKDAAATAVYGVRGANGVVLVTTKRGSKEKIQITARATVKLSQIKRLPEYLSSYDYARLANEARAMSGESDLYTPIQLDIIKNNLDPELYPNVNWIDQIMKKTSLQENYYASARGGGDVAQYFVSVGYRHEGAAYKQKENQFHRPLSYDQLTYRANINMNLTKRSELYFGVDGSITNYTTPGGKNTNQVWEDVLQLNPLMFPVTYADGTLPTYGQNDLISPFAALNYQGYNSADNTRNMITLKFTHRFGGILKGLVGSVQAVNDRTSGFSERRFVKPDYYRATGRTSTGDLIKTLRSKQQDMSYSSNNESWRKYYMEAKLDYNTSIGAHNLGALLFYYMEDTKGSKWGNGDALGIAAIPKRRQNVSGRLSWGYNSTYFVDANFGYTGSDIFPKGERFGFFPSVAVGWAPTSYKWVQKHLPFVNFFKIRGSYGLAGNDQIADKDSRFPYLTIINNHAGTTWGYTGQGIVEKQQGADNLKWEVAKKLNVGIDANFFNDAIKVTVDFFRDTRDHIFQDRVTLPEFAGMVTYPKSNVGRMHSFGSDGNISYFHKINKEMNFTVRANYTWSQNIVDYFEENKLAYDYQSVTGMPYGVLRGYIAEGLFKDEADIRQSPDQTGAFGVVRPGDIKYRDVNGDGVINGDDRVPLSYGNNVPRVMFGLGGEFNYKDFTVSLLFKGNTGVNYYRVGMGHDAGWIPFYNGEMGNVLKMVNNPKNRWIPSWYSGDPSTENPNAMFPRLSYGSNTNNSQLSTFWKQNGSFLRFQELNFRYVFRHRKWLRAAGLSSLECDFVINNLFTIDSAKYFDPEQAWYNGAAYPIPTTYSLQMYFRF